In Shewanella sp. VB17, a single genomic region encodes these proteins:
- a CDS encoding YbjQ family protein, translating to MILSNTIDVAGYRVTEFISLVNGNIVQSKHVGRDIMAGLKTLIGGEIAGYTEMLSDARDMAVQRMIDDAKLKGANAIINIRFTTSAISQGMAEILVYGTAVVIEKENHN from the coding sequence ATGATTTTATCAAATACAATAGATGTTGCTGGTTATCGAGTCACCGAGTTTATCAGCCTCGTTAACGGCAATATTGTTCAGTCTAAACATGTTGGTAGAGATATCATGGCTGGGCTTAAAACATTGATTGGTGGTGAGATAGCAGGGTATACAGAAATGTTATCAGATGCGCGCGATATGGCAGTGCAAAGAATGATTGACGATGCGAAATTGAAAGGGGCCAATGCCATTATCAACATTCGCTTCACAACCAGTGCTATCTCCCAAGGCATGGCCGAAATTCTGGTCTATGGCACCGCTGTCGTGATAGAAAAAGAAAATCACAATTAA
- a CDS encoding cupin domain-containing protein, with protein sequence MIKNFLNNIVQVCEKSHDGVGPYDLHEIWSSDDFKSNIDFIDRVVIPPHSTVGYHKHGNNEEMYIVLEGNGQMTLNGEKVQITKGDMILNQPWGEHGLVNHSSDNIDLLVIQISL encoded by the coding sequence GTGATTAAGAATTTTTTAAACAATATTGTCCAAGTCTGTGAAAAATCCCATGATGGAGTGGGTCCGTATGATTTGCATGAGATCTGGAGTTCAGATGATTTTAAAAGTAATATTGATTTCATTGATAGAGTCGTTATTCCTCCACATTCAACGGTAGGATATCACAAGCACGGCAATAATGAAGAAATGTATATTGTGCTTGAAGGCAATGGTCAAATGACCTTAAACGGGGAAAAAGTTCAGATCACAAAAGGTGATATGATACTGAATCAGCCATGGGGAGAGCATGGGTTAGTTAATCATTCCTCCGATAATATAGATTTATTAGTTATTCAAATTTCTCTGTAA
- the rimK gene encoding 30S ribosomal protein S6--L-glutamate ligase, with amino-acid sequence MKIAILSRNENLYSTRRLKEAGEARGHDVDVIDTLHCYMDITKSRPAVRYKGEELPYYDAIIPRIGASVTFYGTSVVRQFEMMGTFSTNESVAISRSRDKLRSLQLMSRKDVGLPRTGFANKPDNIKDLIKNVGGAPVVVKLLEGTQGIGVVLAETNKAAESIIEAFMGLKANILVQEFIKEAGGADVRCFVVGNKVVAAMKRQGAEGEFRSNLHRGGSASLIKLTKEERATAVNAAKVMGLNVCGVDILQSSNGPVVMEVNSSPGLEGIETATKKDVAGLIFEFIENNTKVKNTNKTRGKG; translated from the coding sequence ATGAAAATTGCCATTTTATCTCGTAATGAGAATTTATACTCAACTCGTCGTCTCAAAGAGGCAGGTGAGGCGCGTGGTCACGATGTGGATGTTATCGACACGTTACATTGTTACATGGACATTACTAAAAGCCGTCCAGCGGTACGTTATAAAGGCGAAGAGCTGCCTTATTACGATGCGATTATTCCACGAATAGGCGCATCTGTGACTTTTTATGGCACATCCGTGGTCAGGCAATTTGAAATGATGGGCACATTCAGTACCAATGAATCTGTCGCGATCAGCCGTTCTCGAGATAAATTACGTTCATTACAATTAATGTCACGTAAAGATGTGGGGTTACCTAGAACAGGGTTTGCAAACAAACCTGATAATATCAAAGATTTAATCAAAAATGTTGGCGGCGCACCTGTGGTCGTTAAGTTACTTGAAGGCACGCAGGGGATTGGCGTGGTATTGGCTGAAACGAATAAGGCAGCAGAAAGCATTATCGAAGCTTTTATGGGGCTTAAGGCCAACATTTTGGTACAAGAATTTATTAAAGAAGCCGGTGGTGCGGATGTTCGATGCTTTGTTGTTGGTAATAAAGTCGTCGCAGCCATGAAACGTCAAGGGGCTGAAGGTGAATTTAGATCCAATTTACACCGTGGTGGCTCAGCCTCATTAATCAAACTCACCAAGGAAGAAAGGGCCACTGCCGTCAATGCTGCAAAGGTCATGGGCTTAAATGTATGTGGTGTTGATATTTTGCAATCAAGTAATGGACCGGTTGTGATGGAAGTCAACTCTTCTCCAGGACTTGAGGGGATTGAAACGGCAACAAAAAAAGATGTCGCAGGGTTAATTTTTGAATTTATTGAAAACAATACTAAAGTAAAAAATACCAATAAAACGCGCGGTAAAGGGTAA